The following are from one region of the Rosettibacter firmus genome:
- a CDS encoding tetratricopeptide repeat protein — protein MNFSEDYFDDSDSYISEEEIESKIELCRNYVEDGQVLSNLDLIEETIQLCLEYDYIEDGLYLTNAVLEIAPYNADMWQFKGIFLNNSFEFEEAYKCFQKALSLNPNDVESYVNLSITEDNLGMFEEAIESLNKALSIEPNNEETLYSLGLLYERKEKFEEAINYFKKALDIDPSFIEAWYELGYCYENSDKLTEALNAYDTYLNFEPDSYTAWYNKGIVLLRLEQWEKAIDAFEFSIALKEDFSSSWFNCGYAYFKLGKYNDALHAYKRAYDLDPNDETILYNLGQTYEEMGSFHNAIKCYNEAIKIDPEYYEAYLSRGYCYDSIGKYQLALKDFNTAISLTSDAEDAWYAKADLEYSLGKLQDSVESYKKAIEINPDNFNAWYKLAETFFEMGRWIESLAAYDECLRLKPAYAGIYYSKAKIYFLLNQTQQAIESLKKAFEIDPEIKNEFSRDYPDVKSSKLFIKLLEENKS, from the coding sequence ATGAATTTTTCTGAAGATTATTTTGATGATAGTGATTCATACATAAGCGAAGAAGAAATTGAATCTAAGATTGAATTATGCAGAAATTATGTTGAAGATGGGCAGGTATTATCCAATCTGGATTTGATTGAAGAGACAATTCAGCTTTGTCTTGAGTACGATTACATTGAAGACGGTCTATATTTGACAAATGCAGTTTTAGAAATTGCCCCTTACAATGCAGATATGTGGCAATTTAAAGGAATTTTCTTAAATAATTCTTTTGAATTTGAAGAAGCATATAAATGTTTTCAAAAAGCTTTGTCTCTTAATCCAAACGATGTTGAATCGTATGTAAATTTATCAATTACAGAAGATAATCTTGGTATGTTCGAAGAAGCCATAGAATCTCTTAATAAAGCTCTTTCTATAGAACCTAATAACGAAGAGACTTTATATAGTCTTGGACTTTTGTATGAAAGGAAAGAAAAGTTTGAAGAAGCAATCAATTATTTCAAAAAAGCACTGGATATTGATCCTTCGTTTATTGAAGCCTGGTACGAATTGGGCTATTGCTACGAAAATTCTGATAAGCTAACAGAAGCTCTTAATGCTTATGATACTTACCTTAATTTTGAACCAGATAGTTATACTGCATGGTACAATAAAGGAATAGTACTCTTAAGATTGGAACAATGGGAAAAAGCTATAGATGCTTTTGAGTTTTCAATTGCTTTAAAAGAAGATTTTTCCAGCTCCTGGTTTAATTGTGGTTATGCATATTTCAAATTGGGTAAATATAACGATGCTTTGCATGCTTATAAAAGAGCTTATGACTTAGATCCCAATGATGAAACAATTCTGTACAATCTGGGACAAACCTACGAAGAGATGGGTTCATTTCATAATGCTATTAAATGTTATAACGAAGCAATTAAAATCGATCCAGAATATTACGAAGCATATCTTTCACGTGGATATTGTTATGATTCTATAGGTAAATATCAACTGGCACTTAAAGATTTCAATACAGCTATTTCATTAACTTCTGATGCAGAAGATGCATGGTATGCTAAAGCAGATCTTGAATATTCACTTGGTAAGTTACAGGATTCTGTAGAAAGTTATAAAAAGGCAATAGAAATTAATCCAGATAACTTTAATGCATGGTATAAACTTGCAGAAACATTTTTTGAAATGGGTAGATGGATTGAATCTTTAGCAGCATATGATGAGTGCTTGAGATTAAAACCAGCCTATGCAGGAATTTATTATAGCAAGGCTAAAATTTATTTTCTTCTAAATCAAACACAACAGGCAATCGAATCTCTTAAAAAAGCTTTTGAAATTGATCCTGAAATTAAAAATGAATTTTCAAGAGATTATCCCGATGTTAAATCTTCAAAGCTGTTTATAAAATTACTTGAAGAAAACAAATCTTGA
- a CDS encoding galactokinase, producing MRIFDDVLVEKKHSEKILSLKSEFEKVFENSNGTVFAITPVSLMLLGDHTHYNDGILLSVALNKYTILILRKRKDNYVKIVNAENNNKIEFTLSDIPEVKEIDFKYHVGLIKILKKNNLINSGFECIYYSEVPDCIGIGKYSSMETGFIMALKKSFRLKIEAEKLFELIHQNELNLIGKISNPTHYYTVMFSKKNKLFFHDLRKKEFNTIPVKKNFEIVIVDTHEKILNPLNICNERIEECEVGVKGLRLYIWGIKNLRDVGLEFLLKHYHMIPRRIFNRVLYNVKERERVEKAINSIKNNSLTEFGKFIFESHWSMAEDYELSNDNLNYIISKSAENDCVIGSKMISCTSIRSSYHIVRKECSEKFIDYIKNVYREKFNKEVTTYTLEFSDGVLLFSQKKLETII from the coding sequence ATGAGAATATTTGATGACGTATTAGTAGAAAAAAAGCACTCTGAAAAAATATTATCATTAAAATCTGAATTTGAAAAAGTATTTGAAAATTCAAATGGGACTGTCTTTGCAATTACACCTGTAAGCCTAATGCTCTTAGGAGATCACACTCATTATAACGATGGTATTTTATTATCTGTAGCCCTTAATAAATACACGATTTTAATATTAAGAAAAAGAAAAGACAATTACGTAAAAATTGTCAATGCAGAGAATAATAATAAAATTGAATTTACATTAAGCGATATTCCTGAAGTAAAAGAGATTGATTTCAAGTATCATGTTGGTCTTATAAAAATTCTTAAGAAAAATAATTTAATCAATTCTGGTTTTGAGTGTATCTATTATTCAGAAGTACCTGATTGTATCGGGATCGGAAAATATTCTTCAATGGAAACTGGTTTTATTATGGCATTAAAAAAATCATTTAGATTAAAAATTGAAGCTGAAAAGCTCTTTGAACTAATACATCAAAATGAATTGAATCTGATCGGGAAAATATCTAATCCAACTCATTATTATACTGTAATGTTTTCCAAAAAGAATAAACTCTTTTTTCATGACCTGCGGAAGAAAGAATTTAATACTATTCCAGTAAAAAAGAATTTTGAAATTGTAATTGTTGATACTCACGAGAAAATATTAAATCCATTAAATATATGTAACGAAAGAATAGAAGAATGTGAAGTTGGAGTAAAAGGTTTAAGACTTTATATCTGGGGGATTAAAAATCTACGTGATGTAGGACTTGAATTTTTATTAAAACATTATCATATGATTCCAAGAAGAATTTTTAATAGAGTTTTATATAATGTTAAAGAAAGAGAGCGAGTGGAAAAAGCAATTAATAGCATTAAAAACAATTCACTTACTGAGTTTGGTAAATTTATATTTGAATCTCATTGGAGTATGGCAGAAGATTATGAATTGAGCAATGATAACCTGAATTATATTATTTCAAAATCTGCTGAAAATGATTGTGTTATAGGTTCGAAAATGATTAGTTGCACATCAATAAGAAGTTCGTATCATATAGTTAGAAAAGAATGTTCTGAAAAATTTATTGATTATATTAAAAATGTTTATCGAGAAAAATTTAATAAAGAAGTAACAACTTATACTCTTGAGTTTTCAGATGGAGTGCTTCTGTTCTCTCAAAAAAAACTGGAAACTATAATTTAA
- a CDS encoding alpha-amylase family glycosyl hydrolase, whose translation MFVIERKENIAEASISSLVKRDLDLDKLFSDKKLGSFVENGNTIFRIFVPSASQVRLCLFNNPEDQIPKEYFMTKDNDGVWEIEINSDLNKKYYGYKVYHPEEDLANSYKPICIDPYSKAITTFTSYFNPRLSIVLKDEYYDWEETSWQKIDWRDLIIYEMHIRDMTAHKSSGAKKRGTYAGLIEKGIKGGIEYIKSLGVNAVEFMPVHEFGYCEAPYRVLKRGFYNAWNPYERNHWGYMTASFFAPASYYTETNFRWNKWIGKDGKQINEFKNVVKAFHKEGIAVIMDVVFNHLSQYELGNLKQIDKDYYFRLDENGGFISQSGCGNDLKTERPMVRRLIIDSLLYWMKEYHIDGFRFDLGSLIDWETIETISKETRKLNPDVILIAEAWGGNKYNLKEFSEKNFAAWNDQIRNGIKGENPFTGLGWIFGKWYENNSREKIKSYVKGTLKNEGSGIFYKQEHSVNYLESHDGYTLGDFIRIATNKLAFGGKIKNINKFIKLSPEQLKLSKLAALFLFTSQGIVMIHEGQEFARSKIISFRSRAHDKHKNEIDFNSYNKDNSTNYINYFHKELNEELFDYYKGLIQLRKTCSAFRKTEDVEISFYDHYESEFAFSYLIKDRNEYSIVLFNPEQNKNLEFPLPDGNWDVLVDGNFAGIKPLYKVSKKIELKPVTGAVLKQAH comes from the coding sequence TTGTTTGTAATAGAAAGAAAAGAAAATATAGCTGAAGCATCAATTTCTTCTCTCGTAAAAAGAGATCTTGATTTAGATAAACTCTTTTCGGATAAGAAACTTGGTTCGTTTGTAGAAAATGGTAACACTATCTTTAGAATTTTTGTTCCTTCTGCAAGTCAAGTAAGATTGTGCCTTTTCAATAATCCAGAAGATCAAATTCCCAAAGAATATTTTATGACTAAAGATAATGATGGCGTCTGGGAAATTGAAATAAACTCAGATCTTAATAAAAAATATTATGGTTATAAAGTTTATCATCCTGAAGAAGATTTAGCTAATTCATATAAACCAATTTGTATTGATCCTTATTCTAAAGCTATAACAACTTTCACTTCTTATTTTAATCCGAGATTATCAATTGTTTTGAAAGATGAATATTATGATTGGGAAGAAACTTCATGGCAGAAAATTGATTGGCGTGATTTAATTATTTATGAAATGCATATACGTGACATGACAGCTCATAAATCTTCTGGAGCAAAGAAGAGAGGAACTTATGCAGGTTTAATAGAAAAAGGAATTAAAGGAGGAATTGAGTATATCAAATCACTTGGCGTAAATGCAGTTGAATTTATGCCAGTTCACGAATTTGGTTATTGCGAAGCTCCGTATCGTGTTTTAAAAAGAGGTTTTTATAATGCATGGAATCCTTATGAAAGAAATCATTGGGGCTATATGACGGCATCGTTCTTTGCACCTGCATCATATTATACTGAAACTAATTTTAGATGGAATAAATGGATAGGAAAAGATGGAAAGCAAATAAATGAATTTAAAAATGTTGTCAAAGCTTTTCATAAAGAAGGAATAGCTGTAATTATGGATGTTGTTTTCAATCATCTTTCTCAATACGAACTCGGGAATCTAAAGCAAATTGATAAGGATTATTACTTCCGTCTGGATGAAAATGGTGGATTTATTTCTCAAAGTGGATGTGGTAACGATTTGAAAACCGAAAGACCAATGGTAAGAAGATTAATTATTGATAGTCTTCTATACTGGATGAAAGAATATCATATCGATGGTTTTCGGTTCGATTTAGGTTCTTTAATTGATTGGGAAACTATAGAAACAATAAGTAAAGAAACCAGAAAATTAAATCCAGATGTAATTTTAATTGCAGAAGCATGGGGTGGAAATAAATATAATCTAAAAGAATTTTCTGAAAAAAATTTTGCAGCGTGGAATGATCAAATAAGAAATGGTATTAAAGGTGAAAATCCTTTTACAGGGTTAGGATGGATTTTTGGTAAATGGTATGAGAACAATTCCAGAGAAAAAATAAAAAGTTATGTCAAAGGAACATTGAAAAATGAAGGATCTGGAATTTTTTATAAACAGGAACACTCTGTTAATTATCTTGAATCTCATGACGGTTATACACTCGGTGATTTTATAAGAATTGCAACAAATAAATTGGCATTCGGAGGAAAAATTAAAAACATCAATAAATTCATAAAACTTTCTCCAGAACAATTGAAGCTGAGTAAACTGGCAGCCCTTTTTCTTTTTACTTCTCAGGGAATTGTTATGATTCATGAAGGACAGGAATTTGCACGCAGTAAAATTATATCTTTTAGAAGTCGAGCACACGATAAACACAAAAATGAAATCGATTTTAATTCCTACAATAAAGATAATTCAACTAATTATATAAATTACTTTCATAAAGAACTTAATGAAGAATTGTTTGATTATTATAAAGGATTAATTCAATTGAGAAAAACCTGCAGTGCATTTAGAAAAACAGAAGATGTTGAAATTTCATTTTATGACCATTATGAAAGCGAATTTGCTTTTTCTTATTTAATAAAAGATAGAAATGAGTATTCCATAGTTCTTTTTAATCCAGAACAAAATAAAAATCTTGAATTCCCACTTCCTGATGGTAACTGGGATGTGCTGGTAGACGGAAACTTTGCAGGTATAAAGCCCTTATATAAAGTCTCAAAAAAAATTGAACTAAAACCTGTTACAGGAGCAGTATTAAAACAGGCTCATTAA
- the aroE gene encoding shikimate dehydrogenase has protein sequence MQIQNKFNHNTKIVGVIGHPIKHSFSPLMHNIAFELSGLNYIYLPFDVPPSALKDSLRGMIALGIKGFNVTIPLKEKVLPHLKDISEEASIIGAVNTIVNDDGILRGYNTDVLGVIESLLPYKDDLQGATVTVIGAGGASRSVIYSLIRNFKVERINIVNRTEQLAESLKDYFSTKMLFSNIKSYPLVPPDLVDVFRNSKLIVNTTSIGMYPDVDDAATTIPESFTKDQIVFDVVYTPVKTKLLKIAESQGASIITGLKMFVEQGAKSYEIWTGEQMPKEKVFKALESYLLS, from the coding sequence ATGCAAATTCAAAATAAATTTAATCATAATACCAAAATTGTAGGTGTTATAGGTCATCCAATTAAGCATTCATTTTCTCCTTTGATGCATAATATTGCATTTGAACTCTCGGGACTCAATTATATTTATTTGCCTTTTGATGTGCCCCCATCAGCTCTTAAAGATTCATTAAGGGGTATGATTGCTCTCGGTATTAAAGGATTTAATGTTACAATTCCATTAAAAGAAAAAGTATTACCTCATCTAAAAGATATTTCTGAAGAAGCAAGTATTATTGGTGCTGTAAATACAATTGTAAACGATGATGGAATTTTAAGAGGCTATAATACAGATGTTCTTGGTGTTATAGAATCATTACTTCCTTATAAAGATGATTTGCAGGGTGCAACTGTAACTGTTATAGGAGCTGGTGGTGCTTCGAGAAGTGTTATTTATTCTTTAATTCGAAACTTCAAAGTAGAAAGAATTAATATTGTTAATCGTACTGAACAATTAGCAGAATCTTTGAAAGATTATTTTTCAACTAAAATGCTTTTCTCTAATATAAAATCTTATCCCTTAGTGCCCCCCGATCTGGTTGATGTATTCAGAAATTCTAAATTGATTGTTAATACAACATCAATTGGAATGTATCCAGATGTTGATGATGCAGCAACTACAATTCCAGAATCTTTTACTAAAGATCAAATAGTTTTTGATGTAGTTTATACTCCAGTAAAAACTAAGTTACTAAAAATTGCTGAATCTCAAGGTGCAAGTATTATTACTGGACTGAAAATGTTTGTTGAACAGGGAGCTAAGTCATACGAGATCTGGACTGGTGAACAAATGCCAAAAGAAAAAGTTTTTAAAGCTTTAGAATCTTATCTATTAAGTTGA